A stretch of the Streptosporangium sp. NBC_01755 genome encodes the following:
- a CDS encoding ATP synthase subunit C has translation MTALGVLIVAALGGPAGANGGPVDAHATAGQANWAALIGAAIAVAASSIGAGVAVAYTGAAALAAMSERPELFGRAIVIVGLAEGIAIYGLVVAVILIGRA, from the coding sequence TTGACTGCTCTCGGCGTCCTCATCGTGGCCGCGCTCGGCGGGCCGGCAGGGGCGAACGGCGGCCCAGTGGACGCTCACGCCACCGCGGGGCAGGCGAACTGGGCGGCGCTGATCGGCGCGGCGATCGCGGTGGCGGCCTCCTCGATCGGCGCGGGCGTGGCCGTCGCCTACACTGGCGCCGCCGCACTTGCGGCGATGAGCGAACGCCCGGAACTGTTCGGCCGCGCGATCGTCATCGTCGGCCTGGCGGAAGGGATCGCGATCTACGGGCTTGTCGTCGCCGTCATCCTCATCGGGCGGGCGTGA
- a CDS encoding HAD family hydrolase, whose amino-acid sequence MMRLGIPDEIRACLFDLDGVLTKTAVVHAAAWKQMFDDFLRRRDGERFRPFDAVDDYDAYVDGRPRFDGVRTFLAARGIVLPEGEPGDPPERDTVHGLGNRKNLLVLEKIRKGGVQAYPGSVRLVVAARGARLATAVVSSSANCQAVLAAAGIERLFDTRIDGVVAAERGLAGKPHPDTFLAAARDLGVPPAGAAVFEDAPAGMEAGRAGGFGYVVGVDRADQADALRAHGADVVVRDLAELLREE is encoded by the coding sequence ATGATGAGGTTGGGGATCCCCGACGAGATCCGTGCCTGCCTGTTCGATCTCGACGGCGTGCTGACCAAGACGGCGGTGGTGCACGCGGCAGCCTGGAAGCAGATGTTCGACGACTTCCTCAGACGGCGAGACGGCGAGAGGTTCCGCCCGTTCGACGCGGTGGACGACTACGACGCCTACGTCGACGGGCGTCCGCGTTTCGACGGGGTACGTACCTTCCTCGCCGCGCGCGGCATCGTGCTGCCCGAGGGGGAGCCGGGCGATCCGCCCGAGCGTGACACCGTGCACGGCCTGGGCAACCGCAAGAACCTCCTGGTACTGGAGAAGATTCGCAAGGGCGGGGTGCAGGCGTATCCGGGGTCGGTACGTCTGGTGGTGGCGGCCCGCGGTGCGCGGCTCGCGACCGCGGTCGTGTCCTCCAGCGCCAACTGCCAGGCCGTCCTGGCCGCGGCCGGCATCGAGCGGCTCTTCGACACCCGGATCGACGGCGTGGTCGCGGCCGAACGGGGGCTCGCGGGCAAACCGCACCCCGACACCTTCCTCGCGGCGGCGCGCGACCTGGGCGTCCCACCTGCCGGCGCGGCGGTCTTCGAGGACGCGCCGGCCGGAATGGAGGCCGGCCGGGCGGGCGGATTCGGCTACGTCGTCGGGGTCGACCGGGCCGATCAGGCGGACGCGCTGCGCGCGCACGGCGCGGACGTCGTGGTGAGGGACCTGGCCGAGCTGCTTCGGGAGGAGTGA
- a CDS encoding TenA family protein — MRVSEELHAIGRPLVEVQLAHPTVAGIARGDLPEPVFRSWLEQDYLFLLDYVRVFSRLAWQAPDGHLGDLVDLAHATFHEELNLHRSLSAEFGADLGGVRKGPACVAYTSFLLDSAAVYADGLAALYPCMWGYSTLGRVLAENPPDEPRYRAWVDTYAHPAFAELTERIAVMIDEAAPDPGRAEKLFTEGMAHELAFWDVP; from the coding sequence ATGAGGGTTTCTGAGGAACTGCATGCCATTGGCCGCCCGCTCGTCGAGGTGCAACTCGCACACCCGACGGTGGCGGGCATCGCGCGAGGAGACCTGCCCGAGCCGGTGTTCCGGTCCTGGCTGGAGCAGGACTACCTGTTCCTGCTCGACTACGTCCGCGTTTTCTCGCGACTCGCGTGGCAGGCCCCGGACGGGCACCTGGGCGACCTGGTGGACCTGGCTCATGCCACCTTCCACGAGGAGCTGAACCTGCACCGTTCACTGTCCGCGGAGTTCGGTGCCGACCTCGGCGGGGTGAGAAAGGGGCCGGCCTGTGTGGCCTACACCTCTTTCCTGCTCGACTCCGCGGCCGTCTACGCCGATGGCCTGGCCGCGCTCTACCCCTGCATGTGGGGTTACTCCACGCTCGGTCGGGTCCTGGCCGAGAACCCGCCCGACGAGCCGCGTTACCGCGCCTGGGTCGACACCTACGCCCACCCGGCCTTCGCCGAGCTGACCGAGCGCATCGCCGTGATGATCGACGAGGCGGCACCCGACCCCGGCAGGGCGGAGAAGCTGTTCACCGAGGGAATGGCCCACGAACTCGCCTTCTGGGACGTGCCCTGA
- a CDS encoding V-type ATPase 116kDa subunit family protein yields MSWREALAPVRMRRIAVAAPQDALGDVLALVADAGCVDLDGAAGIEECADHAVIRDGVAVVAGWTPAQAVDALSLTLATAGGAVVPLPHPPGAEAPSLLRGQGLRGSVNPLVETYGTVPYADVDPAPPAALAYVLMFGMMFGDAGHGLMLLAVAAMLHAGWPARLTRFRGAWPFVAGAGLASILFGLLYGEFFGPTGLVPVLWLDPMSHPASLLLLALSVGALLLGGAYLLGGVNRWREGGLPLALYSPAGIAGGATFIGMGVAAGGWYLAETWLTAAGLVTAVTGLGLILTGFLAEGGGLTQAVIRSADVVIRIGANVASFARLAAFGLTHAAIGWIVWKATLGLWPTAPAFAALVFTAGTLLAFALEALVAAVQALRLEYYELFSRIFQAEGRPFRPLRIPLPAKEAPRCPFRHGEGSSPSARLFS; encoded by the coding sequence ATGAGCTGGCGTGAGGCGCTGGCGCCGGTCCGCATGCGGCGGATCGCGGTGGCGGCCCCCCAGGACGCGCTCGGTGACGTGCTCGCCTTGGTGGCCGATGCAGGATGCGTGGATCTTGACGGCGCGGCCGGCATCGAGGAGTGCGCGGACCACGCGGTTATCCGGGACGGGGTGGCGGTCGTCGCGGGATGGACTCCGGCACAGGCGGTCGACGCCCTGTCGCTGACGCTCGCCACTGCCGGAGGCGCGGTGGTGCCGCTCCCCCACCCTCCTGGCGCGGAGGCGCCGTCCCTGCTCCGCGGCCAGGGGCTCAGAGGTTCGGTCAACCCGCTGGTGGAGACGTACGGAACGGTGCCGTACGCCGACGTCGACCCGGCCCCGCCGGCGGCACTCGCCTACGTGCTGATGTTCGGGATGATGTTCGGCGACGCGGGTCACGGGTTGATGCTGCTGGCCGTGGCGGCGATGCTCCACGCCGGGTGGCCGGCCCGCCTGACGCGGTTCCGCGGGGCGTGGCCGTTCGTGGCCGGTGCGGGTCTGGCGAGTATCCTGTTCGGCCTGCTGTACGGGGAGTTCTTCGGCCCGACGGGGTTGGTTCCAGTGCTCTGGCTGGACCCGATGTCACATCCCGCCTCGCTGTTGCTCCTCGCCCTCAGCGTGGGGGCCCTGCTTCTCGGCGGCGCCTACCTGCTCGGCGGTGTCAACAGGTGGCGGGAAGGAGGGTTGCCGCTCGCCTTGTATTCGCCCGCCGGGATCGCCGGAGGTGCGACGTTCATCGGCATGGGTGTGGCGGCCGGTGGGTGGTACCTCGCCGAGACATGGCTGACGGCGGCAGGGCTGGTGACGGCCGTCACCGGTCTCGGATTGATTCTCACGGGGTTCCTCGCCGAAGGCGGCGGCCTCACACAAGCGGTGATCCGGTCGGCCGACGTGGTCATCCGTATCGGCGCGAACGTCGCGTCCTTCGCCAGGCTCGCGGCCTTCGGCCTCACTCACGCCGCGATCGGCTGGATCGTGTGGAAGGCCACCCTCGGCCTGTGGCCGACGGCTCCCGCCTTCGCGGCGCTCGTCTTCACTGCGGGCACCCTGCTGGCCTTCGCTCTGGAGGCGCTGGTGGCGGCGGTCCAGGCCCTGCGCCTGGAGTACTACGAGTTGTTCTCCCGGATCTTCCAGGCGGAGGGGCGTCCCTTCCGGCCTTTGCGCATCCCGCTCCCCGCTAAGGAGGCACCGCGATGTCCATTTCGGCACGGCGAGGGATCATCGCCTTCAGCGCGCTTGTTCTCTTGA
- a CDS encoding LCP family protein translates to MPQRAAGQPAHPSPGGSAASGRRGASAEEETRVQENAQREVPSPRGSSRVYGKARSGSSPVRPLSASSAQPRGASPDASRAGSGGPGGGGPRMRGWRPKRPGRLVVRILAGLLVVLLVVAIGGYFMINSRLVRIEALTDYEGRPADTPGTNWLLVGSDSRAGLTAAQRKKLATGKAVGRRTDTMMLLHIPDGDGRPTLVSLPRDSYVPIDGHGSDKLNAAYAFQDGGPKLLAKTVEKVTGLRLDNYMEIGFGGFVGIVDAIGGVEINVKQAIKDPKAGINLKKGLQLMDGGTALGYVRTRATGAIPDLDRTQRQRQFFSAVVKKAASPGVLINPFTSIPLALSAADSVSVGEETGAFDLLSLGLAMGDNPVTTVVPVGSLPTINGQAVVKWDRAKALRMFEALAQDKPVPKDVLAK, encoded by the coding sequence GTGCCGCAGCGAGCGGCCGGGCAGCCCGCCCATCCCTCGCCGGGAGGGTCGGCCGCGTCAGGACGGCGGGGGGCATCCGCCGAAGAGGAGACACGCGTCCAGGAGAACGCGCAGCGGGAGGTGCCGAGTCCTCGGGGAAGCTCGCGGGTGTACGGCAAGGCCAGGTCGGGCTCCAGCCCGGTCAGGCCGTTGAGCGCCTCCTCCGCGCAGCCCCGGGGTGCCTCCCCCGACGCCTCGCGCGCGGGTTCCGGCGGTCCGGGCGGCGGCGGGCCGCGCATGCGGGGCTGGCGCCCGAAACGCCCCGGCAGGCTGGTCGTGCGGATCCTCGCCGGGCTGCTCGTCGTGCTGCTGGTCGTGGCCATCGGCGGATATTTCATGATTAACTCGCGACTGGTCCGGATCGAGGCGCTCACCGACTACGAGGGCCGCCCCGCCGACACCCCCGGCACCAACTGGCTGCTGGTCGGCTCCGACAGCCGGGCGGGCCTGACCGCGGCCCAGCGCAAGAAGCTCGCCACGGGTAAGGCCGTGGGCCGCAGGACCGACACGATGATGCTGCTGCACATCCCCGACGGGGACGGCCGTCCGACCCTGGTCAGCCTGCCGCGCGACTCCTACGTGCCGATCGACGGCCACGGCAGCGACAAGCTCAACGCCGCCTACGCCTTCCAGGACGGCGGCCCCAAGCTGCTGGCCAAGACCGTGGAGAAGGTGACCGGGCTGCGGCTCGACAACTACATGGAGATCGGCTTCGGCGGCTTCGTGGGCATCGTCGACGCCATCGGCGGGGTTGAGATCAATGTCAAGCAGGCCATCAAGGATCCCAAGGCCGGGATCAACCTGAAGAAGGGCCTCCAGCTCATGGACGGGGGGACGGCCCTCGGCTACGTCCGCACCCGCGCCACCGGTGCCATTCCGGACCTCGACCGGACCCAGCGCCAGCGTCAGTTCTTCTCCGCGGTGGTGAAGAAGGCGGCCAGCCCCGGGGTTCTGATCAACCCCTTCACCTCCATTCCGCTCGCGCTGAGCGCCGCCGACTCGGTGTCCGTGGGTGAGGAGACCGGCGCCTTCGACCTGCTCTCCCTTGGTCTCGCCATGGGCGACAACCCGGTCACCACCGTTGTCCCCGTCGGCTCCCTGCCCACCATCAACGGTCAGGCGGTCGTCAAGTGGGATCGGGCCAAGGCGCTGCGCATGTTCGAGGCGCTGGCCCAGGACAAGCCCGTCCCCAAGGACGTCCTCGCCAAGTAG
- a CDS encoding purine-cytosine permease family protein, translated as MSSAVVDSKSAEAPLTLDEAPPKELGVLDQGALWANLGVSLLGFSGAIALINPLGDRPLSFVAAILAAVVGSVIGTAMVGLAAIPGQRTGAPAMVLLRGLFGARLSYLPTVLNIIQMLGWGAFELWVIAQGAQAIAGSFGVEVPYAVWVVIGGVITTALTIRPLGAVRLLRRYVTAGVVVSMIWFTVALFSREPSIGGGSWEAFAPSVDYVIALSVSWVPVAADFARFSRSGRATFTGVVGGYTIAQVACLVLGIAALALVGNDTERVWDPFVAAALGPLFFGILVLRETDQSFVNVYSTTMSLQNLMPRLDRRVISVVIGVLVTLLAIFVKVDTYTAFLSLIGAVFVPMFAVLAVDYFLLGASRRWDTSESAPSRWLMVIPWVLGFAAWWMLAVLPVAPELAWWTSFWTGARDLLGFVPQPWMSAAVGAFLAAGLLTLGIGALRRRP; from the coding sequence ATGTCGTCTGCCGTCGTTGACTCCAAGTCAGCCGAGGCCCCCCTCACCCTCGACGAGGCTCCGCCCAAGGAACTCGGCGTGCTCGACCAGGGCGCGCTCTGGGCCAACCTGGGCGTCAGCCTGCTTGGATTCTCCGGTGCGATCGCGCTGATCAATCCGCTCGGCGACCGGCCGCTGAGCTTCGTGGCCGCGATCCTGGCCGCCGTCGTGGGCAGCGTCATCGGCACCGCGATGGTCGGCCTGGCCGCCATTCCCGGACAGCGAACCGGTGCTCCGGCGATGGTCCTGCTCCGCGGGCTGTTCGGTGCCAGGCTCTCGTACCTGCCGACCGTGCTGAACATCATCCAGATGCTCGGCTGGGGCGCGTTCGAGCTCTGGGTCATCGCCCAGGGGGCCCAGGCCATCGCCGGATCCTTCGGAGTCGAGGTGCCGTATGCGGTCTGGGTGGTCATCGGAGGAGTGATCACCACCGCGCTGACCATCCGGCCGCTGGGAGCGGTCCGGCTGCTCCGCCGGTATGTCACCGCCGGCGTGGTCGTCTCGATGATCTGGTTCACGGTCGCCCTGTTCAGCAGGGAGCCGTCCATCGGTGGTGGATCGTGGGAGGCGTTCGCGCCCTCGGTCGACTACGTGATCGCGCTGTCGGTCTCGTGGGTGCCGGTCGCGGCGGACTTCGCCCGGTTCTCCAGGTCCGGCAGGGCCACGTTCACCGGCGTCGTCGGCGGTTACACGATCGCCCAGGTCGCCTGCCTGGTCCTGGGAATCGCGGCCCTCGCCCTGGTCGGCAATGACACCGAACGGGTCTGGGACCCCTTCGTGGCCGCGGCGCTCGGCCCGCTGTTCTTCGGCATCCTGGTACTGCGCGAGACCGACCAGTCGTTCGTGAACGTCTACTCCACCACCATGTCGCTGCAGAACCTGATGCCCAGGCTGGACCGCCGGGTCATCTCCGTGGTCATCGGGGTGCTGGTCACCCTGCTCGCGATCTTCGTCAAGGTCGACACCTACACCGCGTTCCTGAGCCTGATCGGAGCGGTCTTCGTGCCGATGTTCGCGGTGCTCGCCGTGGACTACTTCCTGCTCGGCGCCTCCAGGCGCTGGGACACCTCCGAGAGCGCGCCCTCGCGCTGGCTCATGGTGATCCCGTGGGTGCTGGGCTTCGCGGCCTGGTGGATGCTCGCCGTGCTGCCGGTCGCTCCGGAGCTGGCCTGGTGGACCTCGTTCTGGACCGGTGCCCGCGACCTGCTCGGCTTCGTCCCGCAGCCGTGGATGAGCGCGGCCGTCGGCGCGTTCCTCGCCGCGGGTCTCCTCACCCTGGGCATTGGTGCGCTCCGGCGCCGCCCCTGA
- a CDS encoding hemolysin family protein, with protein MNTALGLLSILLLTLATGYFVAQEFAFVAADRGVLREQADSGDVAAEQALKVTGRLSFMLSGAQLGITVTALLVGFISEPAIATVVRPWLEAAGVPSAAVPGIAVALAIVVATVIQMVLGELAPKNLGIARPEPVAKFLARSTLIYLRIAGPVIRLFDSAATGLLRRVGVEPVEEIEHGASPEELSRIISESATTGDLPPRLSELLERALEFGDRTAEDVMVPRPRVVLLREERPISDLLDAVRRSGHSRYPVLCDRNGDDVVGVTGVRELLKSGLTDGTLEKITRPALLVPTSLPLPAVLERMRAARDDMACVIDEYGGLAGVVTVEDLAEELVGELIDENDPEPAGVVAGEDGTWDLPGTLRLDEIERATGLQLPESDDYDTVAGLVLATLGRMAEPGDQVTVTLTLRNDPLENDGADEKDAMLTVLSVNRRVPEWVRLSLAVPREAGPAEDETPRTAGRENDPAMPPPQMIERAPETPMIERSEVRRR; from the coding sequence GTGAACACGGCTCTGGGCCTGTTGTCCATACTCCTGCTCACCCTCGCCACCGGCTATTTCGTCGCCCAGGAGTTCGCCTTCGTCGCGGCGGACCGCGGTGTGCTGCGTGAGCAGGCCGACTCGGGCGACGTGGCCGCCGAACAGGCGCTGAAGGTGACGGGACGTCTGTCGTTCATGCTGTCGGGCGCGCAACTCGGCATCACCGTCACCGCGCTGCTCGTCGGCTTCATCTCGGAACCCGCCATCGCCACGGTCGTCCGCCCCTGGCTGGAGGCAGCAGGAGTCCCTTCGGCGGCCGTACCCGGCATCGCCGTGGCACTGGCCATCGTGGTCGCCACCGTCATCCAGATGGTTCTGGGCGAGCTCGCCCCTAAAAACCTTGGCATCGCCCGTCCCGAGCCGGTGGCGAAGTTCCTCGCCCGCTCGACGCTGATCTACCTGCGGATCGCCGGGCCGGTCATCCGGCTGTTCGACTCGGCCGCCACCGGCCTGCTGCGCCGGGTCGGCGTCGAACCGGTGGAGGAGATCGAGCACGGCGCCAGCCCCGAGGAGCTGTCCCGGATCATCTCCGAGTCCGCCACCACCGGCGACCTGCCGCCACGGCTGTCGGAGCTGCTTGAGCGCGCACTGGAGTTCGGCGACCGTACCGCCGAGGACGTCATGGTGCCGCGCCCCCGCGTGGTGCTGCTCAGGGAGGAACGCCCGATCTCCGACCTGCTTGACGCCGTCCGCAGGAGTGGTCACTCCCGCTATCCGGTGCTCTGCGACCGGAACGGCGACGACGTGGTCGGCGTCACCGGCGTGCGCGAGCTGCTCAAGTCGGGGCTGACCGACGGGACGCTGGAGAAGATCACCCGTCCCGCGCTCCTGGTGCCCACCTCCCTGCCACTGCCCGCCGTGCTGGAGCGCATGCGCGCCGCCCGCGACGACATGGCGTGCGTCATCGACGAGTACGGGGGCCTGGCCGGCGTGGTCACCGTCGAGGACCTCGCCGAGGAGCTCGTCGGCGAGCTCATCGACGAGAACGACCCGGAACCCGCGGGGGTCGTCGCGGGTGAGGATGGCACCTGGGACCTGCCGGGCACGCTCCGGCTGGACGAGATCGAGCGGGCCACCGGGCTGCAGCTTCCGGAGAGCGACGACTACGACACCGTCGCGGGTCTCGTGCTCGCCACCCTCGGCCGGATGGCCGAGCCCGGCGACCAGGTGACCGTCACGCTGACCCTGCGGAACGACCCCCTGGAGAACGACGGCGCCGACGAGAAGGACGCGATGCTCACCGTGCTGTCGGTGAACCGCAGGGTCCCCGAGTGGGTGCGGCTGTCGCTCGCCGTACCTCGGGAGGCCGGTCCGGCGGAGGACGAGACGCCGAGAACGGCGGGGAGAGAGAATGATCCGGCGATGCCCCCGCCGCAGATGATCGAGCGCGCCCCGGAGACTCCCATGATCGAGCGGAGCGAGGTGAGGCGACGATGA
- a CDS encoding rhodanese-like domain-containing protein: MSVPEVEAQAVPDDAFLLDVRENDEWRAGHAPGAVHIPLGELQSRVDEVPKGAPVYVVCRVGGRSANATAWLNHVGWDAINVGGGMQSWEIAGRSMVAESGRDPFVA, from the coding sequence ATGAGTGTTCCTGAGGTCGAGGCACAGGCCGTGCCGGATGACGCGTTCCTGCTCGACGTACGCGAGAACGACGAGTGGCGTGCCGGGCACGCGCCGGGGGCCGTCCACATCCCGCTGGGTGAGCTGCAGTCCCGGGTCGACGAGGTGCCCAAGGGTGCGCCCGTCTACGTGGTCTGCCGGGTCGGCGGCCGTTCCGCGAACGCCACCGCCTGGCTCAACCACGTGGGCTGGGACGCGATCAACGTCGGCGGCGGTATGCAGTCCTGGGAGATCGCGGGGCGTTCGATGGTCGCCGAGAGCGGTCGGGACCCGTTCGTGGCCTGA
- a CDS encoding DM13 domain-containing protein, whose product MRIKRLLRHPVTWGVLALGAVAFGVALYLFQPWRLFTTVEVNEALPTVVVTSGPEPTSVGDTASEPAKAPREPKSLAKGTFISHEHETRGEVRVLELPDGSRVLRIEDLNTSDGPDLRVRLSDQPVKEGRAGWFNLDDGKHLELGELKGNRGNANYAIPAGADLDGLKTVTIWCKRFGVSFGAAALT is encoded by the coding sequence ATGAGAATCAAGAGACTGCTCCGACACCCCGTCACGTGGGGCGTTCTGGCGCTCGGTGCCGTCGCGTTCGGCGTCGCCCTCTATCTGTTCCAGCCCTGGCGCCTGTTCACCACGGTCGAGGTGAACGAGGCGTTGCCGACCGTGGTCGTGACCTCCGGGCCGGAGCCGACCTCGGTGGGAGACACGGCGAGCGAGCCCGCCAAAGCACCTCGGGAGCCGAAGAGCCTGGCCAAGGGCACGTTCATCTCCCACGAGCACGAGACCAGGGGCGAGGTGCGGGTGCTGGAGCTCCCGGATGGGAGCCGGGTCCTCCGGATCGAGGACCTGAACACCTCTGATGGCCCGGACCTGCGGGTCCGGCTGAGCGACCAGCCCGTCAAGGAGGGCAGGGCCGGATGGTTCAACCTGGACGACGGCAAGCACCTCGAACTCGGCGAGCTGAAGGGCAACCGGGGTAACGCCAACTACGCCATCCCCGCGGGGGCCGATCTCGACGGCCTGAAGACCGTCACCATCTGGTGCAAGCGCTTCGGTGTCTCCTTCGGTGCCGCCGCCCTCACCTGA
- a CDS encoding hemolysin family protein has product MSTTAALLIGVALLIGNAFFVAAEFAVISARKHRLEELAGKGGRLTRIAARAAVRGGRELSLMLAGAQLGITLCSLGLGMVTEPAVEHLLEPVFGAVGVPESLRVPISLMIALAIITFLHMVVGEMAPKSWALTHPESAAMGLALPFRGFTWVVRPVLASLNGLTNGILKLFGVHPKDELATTRTPVQLAMLVGESGRMGLLDRDEHDLLTRALRVHQQPVERLMLPLAKATSVPGDATGTHIREVAARDGHLRLLVTSGKPGDVLGVVHVRDILIRPEASPAELARPVPRLDKATTIPDAVSALQDAHAHLGLVTDGGGEVIGMVSLTDLLGEILGVRVLATR; this is encoded by the coding sequence ATGAGCACCACCGCCGCCCTGCTGATCGGCGTGGCCCTGCTGATCGGCAACGCCTTCTTCGTCGCTGCCGAGTTCGCGGTGATCTCAGCTCGCAAGCACCGCCTGGAGGAGCTCGCGGGCAAGGGAGGCCGGTTGACCCGGATCGCCGCCCGCGCCGCCGTACGCGGTGGCAGGGAGCTCTCCCTGATGCTGGCCGGCGCGCAGCTGGGCATCACGCTCTGCTCGCTCGGTCTGGGCATGGTGACCGAGCCGGCCGTCGAGCATCTGCTGGAACCGGTCTTCGGCGCGGTCGGTGTGCCCGAGTCGCTGCGGGTCCCCATCTCGCTGATGATCGCGCTGGCGATCATCACCTTCCTGCACATGGTGGTGGGCGAGATGGCTCCCAAGTCGTGGGCGCTGACCCACCCCGAGAGCGCCGCGATGGGTCTGGCCCTGCCGTTCCGCGGCTTCACCTGGGTCGTCAGGCCGGTGCTCGCCTCGCTCAACGGTCTGACCAACGGGATCCTGAAACTGTTCGGCGTGCATCCCAAGGACGAGTTGGCCACCACCAGGACCCCTGTCCAGCTGGCGATGCTGGTCGGTGAGTCGGGCCGGATGGGGCTGCTCGACCGTGACGAGCACGACCTGCTCACCCGGGCTCTGCGAGTCCACCAGCAGCCGGTCGAGCGGTTGATGCTGCCGCTGGCGAAGGCCACCTCGGTGCCCGGCGACGCGACGGGCACGCACATACGCGAGGTGGCCGCGCGCGACGGGCACCTGCGCCTGCTGGTCACCTCCGGCAAGCCGGGCGACGTCCTGGGTGTGGTGCACGTCAGGGACATCCTCATCCGGCCGGAGGCCAGCCCCGCGGAGCTCGCCCGGCCGGTGCCCCGCCTGGACAAGGCCACCACGATCCCCGACGCCGTCTCCGCTCTCCAGGACGCCCACGCGCACCTGGGCCTCGTCACGGACGGCGGAGGCGAGGTGATCGGCATGGTGAGCCTCACGGACCTGCTCGGCGAGATCCTGGGCGTCCGGGTGCTCGCGACCCGTTAA
- a CDS encoding methylated-DNA--[protein]-cysteine S-methyltransferase: MSSGDIDALLRVTSPDYVGTSHPDIAFGTLDGPLGRLTLAVTGRGVVACSYEDENVVFERISREVGTFIGPDPRRLDPVRRELDAYFSARLRAFTTTVDLRLATQFSRTVLQMMLSVPYGTVTTYREIAERIGRPRALRAVGNALGSNPVCVIVPCHRVVESEAVLGGYAGGAAAKERLLRIESRA, translated from the coding sequence ATGTCATCCGGCGACATCGATGCATTGCTACGGGTGACCTCGCCCGACTATGTCGGCACGAGCCATCCCGACATCGCGTTCGGCACGCTCGACGGACCGCTGGGGCGTCTCACCCTCGCCGTTACGGGCCGGGGTGTGGTGGCCTGCAGTTACGAGGACGAGAACGTCGTCTTCGAGCGGATCAGCAGGGAGGTCGGCACCTTCATCGGGCCGGACCCCCGGCGGCTCGACCCGGTCCGCCGGGAGCTGGACGCCTACTTCTCCGCCCGGCTCCGCGCCTTCACCACCACGGTCGACCTGCGCCTGGCCACCCAGTTCTCCAGGACCGTGCTGCAGATGATGCTCTCGGTGCCGTACGGGACGGTGACGACCTACCGTGAGATCGCCGAGCGGATCGGCAGGCCGCGGGCGCTGCGGGCGGTCGGCAACGCGCTGGGCAGCAACCCGGTGTGCGTCATCGTGCCGTGCCACCGGGTCGTCGAGAGCGAGGCGGTCCTCGGCGGGTACGCCGGGGGGGCGGCCGCCAAGGAACGCCTGCTGCGCATCGAGTCCCGCGCGTAG